The genomic window AATTTGATTTCTGTCCTCTCCTCAGCGTGGCATTTATCTGTGCAACGCTCTCACCACTGATTTCCAAAGCACCCAGACACAGACAGCACCAGGAGAGGATTCATTTCATATGTGCAAGGATGAAAATGATCCAACTGGAAAGTTTGCTGCCTGACCATTCCTAGCAGGGACTGTGATGGGAAGGACTCCTATGCCTGTGCTGGTTGCATGACAAAAGATGATCAATGCACTGCTGAGAAACAAAGTAATGTttgtcaaaattatttctcaCTGTTGGCACAGTGAACAGAATTCGCTCCCTGCAATTTCACTGAAGACAACAGACTGAAatgttataaatatttaaaacagctAAACACATACTACACATACTACGTCAACATTAAATtaacttagagggaaaaaacacaatttaaaatttttaaatgtcaataaattaacacagacaaaaagagaaatatttggcACTAAAACTAAGCTACTGAGGCAACACTAAAAGTGTCTGTACAGTGGATGAAACTTGAACGCATCATTTGGCTGCAAATCCTCTCCATCCTCATCTCTTGGAGACTTCCAGATTCTGATTTTCACCTCTTACAAAACACGTCTGAACTGAGGAAGACTTGGAGATGAGTAAGGCAACTGAAAACAGCCTGGCCACCAGGAATGTTAGAACTGAACCTTCGCTGCAAAACAGCAACAGCTGCAAGAATGCATCTGCATCTGGATCAGCCACCACGCTCCAAGTGCAATTCCAGGCTCAGGGCTGAAGTAGCAACTGCTTCAGCTCCAGTCAAATCTCTATGCCATGATTTAGACCCCTTACCAGTTTCAAAAACTTTCCAAATTCTCAAAAACTAGCACACAATGCTCCTATTTAAACTGTCTATTTAGCCAtaaaaaacaccaaaagcaACAATCTTTGCTTTCCAGCTTCCACTTAAACCTGAAACTGCCATTTCTAAGGTTTTAGGCTCCAGCAGATTCCTCTCTTCTGTTAAGTTTAATCAAATGCTATTTCAGTGATACACTGCATCATTTCAAAGACTTAGAAATGTTAGATAAGGTGAAGAGTCAGAGAAAAGCTACTGGGAGTTTACCTGAGAGGCTGTTCCAAAAataccacacacacacactttgaCATGAGGGACTGAAGCCCTTGAATTGTTCCCCAAAGCCCACCTTTGCCATAGTACCCACAGACTGCCTGAGAACAATCAGCCATGATGTGCTGTGAGCTTATTATCCCACTTCTTTTACAAATGAGTCACTCCACCCCTGTGCTGCCCCCATGGCTGTCTGTGTCTAACCAAAATTCCGACTGCAAGGGCTCTGCCGAGCAAATCACCCCGGGCGTCTGCGAGGATCCAGCACAAGCCCCGGCTCTACGCTCTGCTCTTTGCTACAAAGAGAGCAAGAAACGGCAGCGTGAAGGCAGCAGGGTTTAGACAACCTGTGTTCTTAAAATTTCAGATGAACTGAGGAGGATGTTTATCTTGAGAGGTTTGGACTATGGATGAAATAGCTGGAAGCAGACCAAGATGCCACTTACATGCTTTGCCCCAGGGCCCTCCAAGAGAacgaggcagcagcagcaagaggcTCTGCCCCATGCTCCCCAGAACAGGTACACACACATCCAGGAGAGGAACTCAAGTGTACCAGCGTGCCACGCCAGGAATGCttcatcctgctgctctctctctccttccccatttCCTCACTGGCAGCCCCACGAGACCGTACTAGAGCAAATGTGGATGGGCAGCAAGGCCAGGCTGTAGCAATCGTGGCATGTGATGGGGCAGAGACAAGCTGGTATCCTCCGGGGCAAGGCATAGAGAGGCCAGGgctcacagcacagcacagaggagggGGGATtttgcaggagggacagggcagaGTATTAAAAATATGATCTTGATCTAGAAAAACGTAGACTTGAAACCAATTAACAAAAACAGAGCCTTCCCTTTGGCCAAGAGAATTACCCCAATTCTAAAAATATCACATTATTTTTCCCTACCCTTTTTTCATTCCCACTGTGACTAAGAGCACACCAGCTGTACCAGAGGAGCTCAGGGAATTCCCCACTCAGCAACCCAAGGCAGTGACGGGAAGCACAAGGAGGGACATGGAAGGCAGATGGTCAGGGGCAAAACCTGCTCTCAGAACAGGAGAGACAAGAGGGACAGCCCCTCACCAGGGACAGGGTGACACTGCAATCCACCACTACAGCAATACTTGGTTCACTTTCATTTCCACAATGGCATCAGTCAAAAGACAAGGATATTCTTTAGGAAAAACTCAGCAACTTGGGGGCCATTCTGCCTTCTTAACAGCATGACAGTACTCAAAACATTTAATCTAGGCTAACTTGAACAAGCTCTGGTCAATGAGATTTGGTTTCTCAGATACTGCCTTTGTCTGACCAGTTAGATATGCTTTCACCAACAGGATTTAGCTCCTGCTATATTTGAACCATCTTTAATCCCATGAAGGctaaagaaaaatgtctctGATTTAGCTCTGTGCACTTATGAATAACTCAAATACTACAGTTAAATTTACAACATAGTTCCCTTAGCTGTTTAGAAGacaattgttttctttcctttccccttaaGTTCCAGTATGTAAAATATCAGAAgaatttagattaaaaaaaagggggacatgttatttttaaagttgttcTTGAGAAAATTTCCACATAAAAAACCCGTGGCATTTCTCCACTGGTTTGAGAACAATTTTCACATGTTGGCATCATCCTTGAGTGGCTGCCACAACTCTAGTATCATAAAGCAACACGTATTTCTCTTAGCTtatcaaaacacattttatttaacTGCTAAATTTGGTCTGATCcaagtttttcttcttacttCACAACAAACAGGAAAACGCAGATGCCGCACTCTGATCCAAACATGCATCCTACCAGGGGAATGGGGCACGGAAGCCAGATCAGCCCTAAGAGTATGACTGCCCAGATCACATCGCTGCACTCACGGCTCATTAACAGAGTTCACACTGAAATGGTCACATTGTTCACTTCTGTTCTACAAGTCCTGTCTAGGTagcactgaaaaacaaattgtTTGGCCCCTTCTGTTCTGACGCTGGAACGTTGTATCAATATACTTTggcatatattaaaaaaatccctgtaatATACCATAGACTGTGACATTTCCACTTCAGATCTATCATTTACATGTGAAGCACGAATTTCCAAAGAACCCAGTAAAGCTGTAAGAAAGACTACATTTTGCCGAAGCTCTCAGACACCCACTCCATTCAGTCACACCAGCTGGAGAGGTAAGTGTCAAGATACAgctttattctttaaaatgaatgtgGAGGTGAAACTCCACAGCCTCCTCCACAGCaatcattttttaaagagaaaccaCAACGATATGTGCTCCTGATTCTTCTGTGTCAGCAGCATTTCTCAGAAACCTTTTTGCAAATCTGGGTATCTTAAAATCATATCTAAGTTATTTTGCAATCTACGCAATTGTCCCTGCACTTTCCAGTCCAGCTGACAGGCGTCCTAGACATGACATCCATTGGAAGATCTTTTGCTCCTAGAGGTAGAGGAGTCCTTAGCTACCCTCTGTCTAGCACATGAGGCACAGATGGCCCCCGAGAGACGCTTCAGCCCCTTCTGAAAGACACTGTTGGAGAGACTGTAAATGACACAGTTGCAGAAACTGTTGCTAATGGCAAGCCAAGTGGTCAAGAAGGATGCGACGCGGTTACTATAGACATTGGAGCTCTCCAGCAGGAAATAGATGATGTAGGGCAACCACAGGATGTAGAAGACACTGGTGATGCGGAAGAGGACCATGGCATAGCGCTTGtccgggcagggctgggcctccccagcctccccGTCCTGGGAGCTGAAGCGCACCCGCCGCTCGTTGATCTCCTTGGTGTGCTGCTGGCAGATGCGGAAGATGTTGAAGTAGGTGAAGCAGATGATGAAAGCGGCCGGGGCATAGAGCATCACCACAATGAAGAGGGTGAAATAGGGATCGGTGTTCCAGGAACTGGCGCACCACTGGAACACATCCCCGTGATATCCAGGCTTTCCCCAGTGAAAGGAGGGTAAGAAGACCAGGCAGGAGTAGACCCAAATGGTCAATATGCAGATTCGCAGCCTCCACGGGGTAACCAGCGTGTTGTAGGTCAGCGGCTTCGTGATGGCAATGTATCTGTCAATGCTGATGCAGGCCAGGGAGGCCATGGAGACGCTCTTCAGCACTGATACCACATAACCAAAGATTTGGCAAACCAAGGACTCACTTAAAACAATAGGATAGTGCAGCAGAGACAAAGAAGGCACCAGACAGCTCACGCCCACCAGGAGGTCAGCATACGCCATAGTCTGGATGAAGTAGCTGGTGGTGTGGTGGTTCAGCAGAGGTGCACAGTGAAAGACAAATATCACAATAATGTTGCCCGAAATAATCAGCACCATGAGGAACACAATAATTACCACTTCCAGGAGGCAAAAATTGATGGTCTCCAAATAGCTAATGGCCAGGAGACAGAAGGGCCGGCCACTCTGGTTGCCAACCAAAGAGGAGTTCATCTTGAGCACTGCAGTGATCTCTCTACTTcatgctcctgcctgctgcctgcagccactccaggcagctgctgtcATTGCGGCTGGTGCTCTGTGTGTAGCAATGTCAAAACCGGAGCTCCggtccccagggctgctccagatgctgctgctgtgcattGTCTGCAGCACAATTCCCCTTTAAATCCGGCTCCCCGCCGCTGCCGGTGCACCGGGACCCAGCGGCAGGCATGTCAGCAACTTCCCCGGCACACGGGAGAGGGCTGATACTGATGCCCTCCTGGGTGGGCTGGAGCGCCGAGGAGGAATGagaggctgggggaagagggagaggaacCTCCACCGAGTCAGGACGAGAGTCCTCCCAAAAGCTGacagagagaaggggaaagtgCTTTACAGAACCGCCTCTCCCCCGCGCTGCCACCTCCGCcgctcccctccttccccacgCCCTGCTCAGCgctccccgccggccccggctgcagccccgctccctccccACGCCCCGCCGGCGGCAGCGGGAGGCGATGCCGCCTCCCCGGAGCCCCGGCAGCCGGGCGGGGGGATGCGCGGCGGGGAGGGCGGGGGTCCAGCCCTTCTCCGCTGGCTCCATTTTGCACGGCGCTTTTGTTCGCCGCctctcccggccccgccgccgccgccccggccccgccgccgccccctgcccggccggggccagcccggccccgccgccccggccctACCTGCGGCGGGGGAACAAAAGCGCGGAGCATCCTCGGGCGGGCGGCGTGTGCTCCGGCCGCGGCGATGCGGAGCCGGGGGCGGGGAGgcgggaggaaggggagggaggcggcgggagcgcgggggAGGGCGCGGCGCAGCGAGGAcccggcggggagcggggccgcagccccggcccccaTCCGCCCGCCCAAGCGCGCAGGGagccgggcagcgccggccgCAGCCTCGGGAAGGCGGGTCCGCACTCCCGGGGCGCTCGGCGAGGCGGTTCCACGGGCGGCCGGTGGCGGTGGGAGCCTCACCCGGCGCgaccccgccgcccccggcagCACACGcgggtcccagccctgcccgtcCCCGCGCCGCCGGTGCCGCAGGGACACACACCCAGCGCGCAGcccgctcctcctcctgcacccctgcaCGGCGAGCGCCAACCGTCCATCACCGCCCTGAATTCACGCGGTTCGTCGTCACTTAAAGGCttttccatcccagcccttttGGGGAAATACCTAGTCGGGAATAAACGTGCCTTTCCTAGGTATTGTGTGTGTTGCTTAGGAGACACCTGAAACCAAGGGCAAAGCTGAGAACGATGTCCCACCATTAATCCAGATGATGCTCCAGGTAGGCAGGCACCTCCCTccacacatatatatatacacagaacACAAAGGCATCGCTGTCCCTGACAGTCCCTGACAGTCCCTGGGACATCCGACACCAGAACAGAAAACCCAGCGACATTCCAGCCAGCAAACACGCGAGAGATTCACAGCACAACACTCCAACTTGTATTCACACCCTAAGTTAATACCACCTCACTATTTAACCAGAAAAACCTCTTTGAAGGCGGAGAGGCATAAAAGGTACAGCTCTTGTTTATTGTTTGTCAAGAGCTTCAACTGACAGGCTGGAAAACACGTTCCCATGGTATGTGGGAGCTCATCCTCTGACCCTGACAGTTCCACCGCCAACGCTTAGGACAGGCCCTTGCTACAGGAATTTGTATTTGAATGGATCAAACCAGTAAAAAACTGGAGTGAAGCTCTTCAGCAATCAAAATCATTTAGTCAGACATGAAAGTGTGCAACTGGCATCCTTACAAGCCTGAGTCCACACACTGAATTCAACCAATACCAACAAACCCAAGGTTTCGGTTAACCTAAGCTAAACATTGGTCACTGCAAAATACCTAATGGGAAATTAATTGAGGCCAAAGGGGTAGATGTCAAAGCAATCAAGATGCAACGCTCAGGTTTTTAGCTAACCGGTAAgtagaaaaaacatttcatgaTACACTTGTGTTGGCCAAAAGTCTGTGCTGGACAACAGCATGACTTGGCAGATTTTACTCAGACTCATAcaaatgtttgaaaacaaaaatttgggGTTTCTGCCCTATGTTTAACCCAGAAAAGATCCCTTTACTATTGTCCAtcattttttttacaatttatgGTGTTTCTACTCATGACGACTGAAGTACTAGAACTGTAGCTAGGAAACATAAACTTTGAATTAAATTTAGGCCAGGGTATTGTGGATTTACAAAAAACAAGCTATGATTGAATTACTGCTGGAGAAATGATCTCCTATCTTTCCAAAGCAGAGAATGATTTACATACCGATTGATTCGAATAGTATTTCTGGATCCTTGGGCACAAATAGACACATTATAAACATCCCCAAGGAAACAACATACATTAAACTTTCTATCTCAGATACATAAAAATGAGGTAGCAATGGAAATACTGaacccaaccaaaacaacatCTGGTTGCTgaaatttttaaacagaagctGCACCATGACATCAAAAACTCCCCAGTGTTTAGGTTTTTATGAAAAGTTGAATGCCCATAGAGCCGAGGTATTTCTATAGAAGAGCCAcgtctgttttttcctttaactgaCATTCTATTGTTTCTTCGAAGCTGAGAGCAATGACTCCACTCAGTGCTCTTGCCAACTTACTCCTGTTTGCTTGAAACACCCAAACCAGCAGTagctccacctcctcctcctgcccttgcCCCAGAAGCCAGCCCAAAGTGGCCCAAGGGTGCAAACTGCACCCAGAAGGTAACTGGGGTACAGTgcctgctcccccagctctctgctcgGGTGCACCACCAGCCCACCACGAGAACCACTCCTAAAGACACCAAAATGTGTGGCTGAGGTGGCTGAGGTCCGTGAGGCTGAAAATACTGCTGGGGTATAGAGACTTCTCCCACTCTACACCATGGTACAGCACCACCTCATCTAAGGCAATGAAAAGTACTCAAGAAATTATTCAAAGTTACAATGAAAACTCTTGGGAAAAGTACTGCTTGTAAAAGATAATTAAACTTTTATCACCATGTGATCCAAACTAATCAAACAAGGGATCTTGAAGTTCAGGCACACTGACAAGGCTACACCATCTCACACTGTGATGCACAGATGCATGGTAGGTTCCATTTCAGTTGATTGTACACAGTCATGGCCCTCTGTACTCCTGAAAATTCAAtgtattctttttaatttataggAACATATGGAAATATGATTGTGATACAAGTGGAAAATAAGTGTTAACCACCCACAGCTAAGGTTCTGTCACATTGTATGCTATCGATGACAACACATTCAGTCAAATAACGGTAGTGACATTTTAAtctatttc from Corvus moneduloides isolate bCorMon1 chromosome 21, bCorMon1.pri, whole genome shotgun sequence includes these protein-coding regions:
- the GPR21 gene encoding probable G-protein coupled receptor 21, coding for MNSSLVGNQSGRPFCLLAISYLETINFCLLEVVIIVFLMVLIISGNIIVIFVFHCAPLLNHHTTSYFIQTMAYADLLVGVSCLVPSLSLLHYPIVLSESLVCQIFGYVVSVLKSVSMASLACISIDRYIAITKPLTYNTLVTPWRLRICILTIWVYSCLVFLPSFHWGKPGYHGDVFQWCASSWNTDPYFTLFIVVMLYAPAAFIICFTYFNIFRICQQHTKEINERRVRFSSQDGEAGEAQPCPDKRYAMVLFRITSVFYILWLPYIIYFLLESSNVYSNRVASFLTTWLAISNSFCNCVIYSLSNSVFQKGLKRLSGAICASCARQRVAKDSSTSRSKRSSNGCHV